The uncultured Desulfatiglans sp. DNA window GACCGGCTGTCCCTTGGCCGTGTGCTGCGGAATCTGACGGAAAACGCCCTCAAATACGGCGGGCCCGGGATGACCGAGATTCGATTCGGGTACCGGGACGAAGGCGACTTCCACGTCTTCTCGGTCTCGGATAACGGGGTAGGGATCTCCAGAGAAGACGCCTCCCATCTGTTCGAGCTCTTCCGGCGCCACGCCAGCTCGAAGGGGACCGAGGGGTCCGGCATGGGGTTGGCGATTGTCAAGGAGATCATCCAGCGGCACGAGGGTCGTGTTTGGCTGGCTGAGGGCGAAGGAAGCGGGGCGTCTTTCGTGTTCTCGATCAGGAAGGGCCTGGGCTGAAAAAGCTGCTCCCAAAAAGCGGGCAAAGCACGTCCGGGATGGCCTGGGGGATCCGAGCCGGGCAGGAGGTTTGCTTCATGGGGACCTATCATAGAAAAGTGTCGTCCAAGGCGGGTCTGCCGCCCGGCACCCTGGTGCATGTCGGGGAAAGGAAGGCGGAAGAGGTTCAGATCGCCCTGATGCAGTACAACGATTCGGATCTTATCGAAAGAGAGGTTTCATCGGTTGAAGAGTGTGGCGCGGCGCTCTCTGATGAAAAGGTGTCATGGATCAATGTGAGCGGGGTTCACGAGGCCGGTGTCGTGGGGGCGTTCGGGCGGTTGTTCGGGCTTCATCCCCTGCTGTTGGAGGATGTCTTGCACACCGGACAGCGCCCCAAGCAGGAGGACTATGAGGCCTGCCTCTTCGTTGTCCTTCGGATGTTGACCTTCGATGAAGAGAGTGGAGAGATTCTGTCCGAGCAGATCAGCCTCGTCGTCGGGCCTCGCTATGTGCTCTCCTTCCAGGAGCGCGAGGGGGACGTATTCGGCATGCTCCGTGACCGGATCCGCAGCGGGAAGGGGCGCATCCGGAAAATGGGGGCGGATTATCTCGCTTACGCCTTGATGGATGCGGTGGTGGATCAGTATTTCGTGATTCTCGAGAATTTCGGCGAGCAACTCGAGGAGCTTCAGGATCTGGTCCTTTCGGGTCCGATGTCCGACACCCTGGAGAGCATTCAGACCATCAAACGGGAGATGCTGTGGATGAGGAAGTCGGTGTGGCCTCTGCGCGAGGTGCTTGGCGGCCTGCAGCGGGGGGAATCGCCGCTGATGGGGCCGGAGGTGCAGCCTTTTTTGCGGGATGTCTATGACCACACGATCCAGGTGGTGGATACCCTCGAGACCTTCCGGGATATGGCGGCGGCCACGCTCGACGTGTATCTGTCGAGCCTCAGCAACCGCATGAACGAGGTGATGAAGGTGCTGACGATCATTGCGACCATTTTTATCCCGCTGACCTTTATCGCCGGCGTCTACGGGATGAATTTCAGGCATATGCCTGAACTGGAATGGCGCTGGGGCTAT harbors:
- the corA gene encoding Magnesium transport protein CorA → MGTYHRKVSSKAGLPPGTLVHVGERKAEEVQIALMQYNDSDLIEREVSSVEECGAALSDEKVSWINVSGVHEAGVVGAFGRLFGLHPLLLEDVLHTGQRPKQEDYEACLFVVLRMLTFDEESGEILSEQISLVVGPRYVLSFQEREGDVFGMLRDRIRSGKGRIRKMGADYLAYALMDAVVDQYFVILENFGEQLEELQDLVLSGPMSDTLESIQTIKREMLWMRKSVWPLREVLGGLQRGESPLMGPEVQPFLRDVYDHTIQVVDTLETFRDMAAATLDVYLSSLSNRMNEVMKVLTIIATIFIPLTFIAGVYGMNFRHMPELEWRWGYAAVWLVMIVAGGLMVLAFRRKKWL